Proteins co-encoded in one Brassica oleracea var. oleracea cultivar TO1000 chromosome C4, BOL, whole genome shotgun sequence genomic window:
- the LOC106342568 gene encoding probable galactinol--sucrose galactosyltransferase 5 — MAPPSVIKSDAAVNGIDHSGKPLFRLEGSDLLANGHVVLTDVPVNVTVTSSPYLADKDGEPMDASAGSFIGFNLDGEPQSRHVASIGKLRDIRFMSIFRFKVWWTTHWVGSKGSDIENETQIIILENSGSGRPYVLLLPLLEGSFRSSFQPGEDDDVAVCVESGSTQVTGSEFRQVVYVHAGDDPFKLVKDAMKVVRVHLNTFKLLEEKTPPGIVDKFGWCTWDAFYLTVNPEGVHKGVKCLVDGGCPPGLVLIDDGWQSIAHDSDDIDVEGMSCTVAGEQMPCRLLKFQENFKFRNYVSPKDKNEVGMKAFVRDLKDEFSTVDYIYVWHALCGYWGGLRPGAPTLPPSAIVRPELSPGLKLTMQDLAVDKIVDTGIGFISPDMANEFYEGLHSHLQNVGIDGVKVDVIHILEMLCEKYGGRVDLAKAYFKSLTSSVNKHFDGNGVIASMEHCNDFMFLGTEAISLGRVGDDFWCTDPSGDINGTYWLQGCHMVHCAYNSLWMGNFIQPDWDMFQSTHPCAEFHAASRAISGGPIYISDCVGQHDFDLLRRLVLPDGSILRCVYYALPTRDRLFEDPLHDGKTMLKIWNLNKYTGIIGAFNCQGGGWCRETRRNQCFSQCVNTLTATTNPNDVEWNSGSNPISIENVEEFALFLSQSKKLVLSGPNDDLEITLEPFKFELITVSPVVIIEGSSVQFAPIGLVNMLNTSGAIRSLVYHEESVEIGVRGAGELRVYASKKPVSCKIDGEAVEFGYEESMVMVQVPWSAPEGLLSSIKYLF; from the exons ATGGCTCCACCGAGCGTAATTAAATCCGATGCTGCAGTCAACGGCATTGACCACTCAGGAAAGCCTCTTTTCCGGCTAGAGGGTTCCGATCTCCTAGCCAATGGTCACGTTGTCTTAACCGATGTACCGGTTAACGTGACTGTCACTTCTTCGCCTTACCTAGCCGACAAAGACGGAGAACCAATGGACGCCTCTGCCGGTTCGTTCATCGGGTTTAACCTCGACGGCGAGCCACAAAGCCGCCACGTGGCATCCATCGGCAAACTCAGGGATATTCGGTTCATGAGCATATTCCGTTTCAAGGTCTGGTGGACTACTCACTGGGTCGGTTCCAAAGGATCCGACATCGAGAACGAGACCCAGATCATCATCCTCGAGAACTCCGGATCCGGACGTCCTTATGTTCTCCTTCTGCCGCTTCTCGAAGGCTCTTTCCGTTCGTCCTTTCAACCTGGAGAAGACGATGACGTGGCGGTCTGTGTCGAATCCGGGTCGACCCAAGTGACCGGGTCGGAGTTTCGTCAGGTTGTGTATGTTCACGCCGGAGATGATCCGTTCAAGCTCGTGAAAGACGCGATGAAAGTGGTCAGGGTTCATCTGAACACCTTCAAGCTTTTGGAAGAGAAAACGCCGCCGGGGATCGTCGATAAGTTCGGGTGGTGCACGTGGGATGCGTTTTACTTGACGGTGAACCCTGAAGGTGTTCATAAGGGTGTTAAGTGTCTCGTCGACGGTGGTTGTCCGCCGGGTTTGGTTCTGATCGACGACGGTTGGCAATCAATTGCACATGATTCCGATGATATCGATGTTGAAGGGATGAGCTGTACCGTCGCCGGGGAGCAAATGCCTTGCAG GCTTCTGAAATTTCAAGAGAACTTCAAGTTCAGAAACTACGTCTCTCCCAAAGACAAAAACGAAGTCGGGATGAAAGCTTTCGTCAGAGATCTGAAAGATGAATTCTCCACCGTTGATTACATCTACGTCTGGCACGCGCTTTGTGGTTACTGGGGAGGTCTTCGTCCCGGAGCTCCTACTCTTCCACCGTCAGCTATTGTCCGGCCAGAGCTCTCGCCGGGGCTTAAGTTGACGATGCAAGATCTCGCCGTTGATAAGATCGTCGATACCGGAATCGGATTCATCTCGCCGGACATGGCGAACGAATTTTACGAAGGTCTTCACTCTCATCTTCAAAACGTCGGCATTGACGGCGTTAAAGTTGACGTTATCCAC ATACTGGAGATGTTGTGCGAGAAATATGGCGGGAGAGTTGACTTGGCTAAAGCTTACTTCAAGTCGTTGACGTCGTCAGTGAATAAGCATTTTGACGGTAACGGCGTTATCGCCAGCATGGAGCACTGTAATGACTTCATGTTCCTTGGAACCGAAGCCATCTCTCTAGGTCGTGTCG GTGATGACTTTTGGTGCACGGATCCATCAGGCGACATTAACGGCACATATTGGCTGCAAGGATGTCACATGGTCCACTGTGCATACAACAGTCTTTGGATGGGAAATTTCATCCAGCCTGATTGGGACATGTTTCAGTCCACACATCCTTGTGCTGAGTTCCATGCTGCTTCTCGGGCCATCTCCGGTGGGCCCATTTACATCAGCGATTGTGTGGGCCAGCACGATTTCGATCTCTTGAGGAGACTCGTTTTGCCTGACGGTTCGATTTTGAGGTGTGTGTACTATGCTCTCCCAACTCGTGACCGTCTCTTTGAAGACCCTCTCCATGATGGCAAAACCATGCTCAAGATTTGGAACTTGAACAAG TACACTGGAATCATCGGAGCATTCAACTGTCAAGGAGGAGGATGGTGCAGAGAAACTCGACGCAACCAATGTTTCTCCCAATGCGTTAACACGTTAACCGCCACAACAAATCCTAATGACGTTGAGTGGAACAGTGGGAGCAACCCGATCTCCATTGAAAACGTTGAAGAGTTTGCTTTGTTCTTGTCTCAATCCAAGAAGCTTGTGCTGTCCGGGCCAAACGATGATCTCGAGATCACTTTGGAGCCTTTCAAGTTCGAGCTCATCACTGTCTCACCAGTTGTCATCATTGAGGGCAGTTCGGTTCAGTTTGCTCCAATCGGATTGGTTAACATGCTGAACACTAGCGGTGCGATTCGATCCTTGGTGTATCATGAGGAATCCGTTGAGATCGGTGTTCGTGGTGCTGGAGAACTCAGGGTTTATGCATCGAAGAAACCCGTGAGCTGCAAGATTGATGGTGAAGCTGTTGAGTTTGGGTACGAAGAGTCAATGGTGATGGTTCAAGTGCCTTGGTCTGCACCAGAGGGTTTGTTGTCTTCTATTAAGTATTTGTTTTAG
- the LOC106338818 gene encoding uncharacterized protein LOC106338818: protein MKKRDKDANPPQNVILARYIRDVTNKNESPNTKETDSTKDDDYENAFNGEKDLSLDATTQTIEPLASMSTTSCYAPEPATAFSWDDYFTNVCESMDDIEMLMQGWD from the coding sequence ATGAAGAAACGTGATAAAGATGCAAACCCACCCCAAAATGTCATCCTCGCAAGATATATAAGAGATGTCACAAACAAGAATGAATCTCCTAATACCAAAGAAACAGATAGCACTAAGGATGATGATTATGAAAATGCTTTTAATGGAGAGAAGGATTTGAGTCTGGATGCTACAACACAGACCATAGAACCATTGGCTAGTATGTCCACAACATCATGCTATGCTCCCGAGCCAGCTACAGCATTTTCATGGGATGATTACTTTACAAATGTTTGTGAATCCATGGATGACATTGAGATGCTCATGCAAGGATGGGACTAA